Genomic DNA from Brassica rapa cultivar Chiifu-401-42 chromosome A04, CAAS_Brap_v3.01, whole genome shotgun sequence:
CTTCACTATGATTGaaataaaaagataacaaaTAACTCACATTTGATTGGTTTCTGTTTCTGCAAGGTGCCATATCAATAAACTATGGAAACCCTAGATATCATCTACTCTATATATCATTGGCTTTCTTCTCCGTTGGAGTTCTTAAGGTGCTTTTTCAATGGCAAACACAACTCAACCTGCCAGAGTACTCTCTCGAACCAGGTTATTGCATCTACTTTCCTTTAAGAGTTTGCTGACGAGTATTTCCGTGTGATAAACGCAGAGTTGCGTTCTGAGAGTTGGAATCAAGTGCTGCAAAGGTTGCCAGACAAATGCAAAGAGAAAGTTACTCAGTGTTTCTGGTGATGATCTTGTTAAAGCCATTGAAAATATgctctctttttgttttatttgaagCTAATATATTGTTTTGGTATGGAAACAGGGGTGAGTGCAGTTGAGTATAACGCAGAACAAGGGCTCCTAAGAGTCTCAGGTGACCCCAACCCAGCTAAGCTGCTTCGCAAGCTTGCCAAATGGGACAAAAACGCAGAGCTTGTCTCTCTTCCTGGTGAAGTCTCTGCCCCCGCTCCTAGAACCCCTCAACTTTACCAGACCAAGAGGATGGGGAAGAGGACACCAAAGTGTTTTCTTCTGAGGTGTTTCGGGACTAAGGAAAAGGTTGAGCCTTATGGAGTAGCAGGGGATGAAAACGGCAGCGCAACGCCCTTCATCAACACTGTTGCGCCTCCAATGGTGTATCCTCCTCCTCAACCAACGCCTGGCTTCGCGACACCCATACCATACCCTCCTCCCTGTTTTGGGGCAAACCAACCACCATACACATACACTTCTGGTGGTATGTACCAGTCACCTCCACCAACTTTCCAGTTAAGAAAGACGCAGTTTCCACAGATGGTCAACTACCCGCACCACTGAGCTAGAAAAAACAGACGCATGCCTGCTTCTTTTCTCTTGAATGAATCCACACAAGCAATTCAAAAGCATCCAGAATATTTGTCTAGGCGATTGCCATGCCTACAGCCTATTTTTGGTTATGAATATGCCTAATAAGAGATTCATATtgaacaacagcaacaacaatttttttttttggtcaaagacagtataaagttaataaataataaaatccaaAGATAAAATATATCCATTTCCTATTGGAAACATGTGATTAATATAGAGTTTGTGTCTGTTTGCTAAATTGATGAATATTAGCTGAACTAGtggaatattttattaaaaccatTGAAAACAATTCGTGCTAATCGCAGCATATCCGTGAATCCAAAAAAGTTAGCAAAAGCTGATGGAGAGTGACCTAATTAGTTTTGAGAATCTTCTGTATATTAATCTTTAGCGCGCGTACATGGAAGAGATTACACGGTTCCTATATACTATGATCTCTTGCTGAGTGCTGATTCTCGTTTTATACcctaaaattatacaaaaaaaaacaaaacaaatgcagaagaaagaaagaaaacaggAATCAGAATGCGATCCCTTTGGAACATCACTCTTccttttttcttgaaaaaaaagCTTGTTAAAGTTTCCACCATTCCTCTTTTCAACAATGAGAATCTCCCAACCCAAGAAATTTCTCCtttgttttcttctctctttgcaTGGTGTTCCCTTTTGAAACACGTTATACTGATATATCAACAAAGCTACCTTCTTTTTTTAATCACAACTTTTTGGATTATAAAAACCTCGTTAATCTTCTCTGCACAGATCACTCTCTAATTAGCTCCTTTACTTCCTAAGCTCTTAGCATAATTAATTGATATCGATGGCAAAGAACTCAGAGAGTAGCAGCAAGAACCAGGAGACGAAGAAAGAAAGCAGAGTGTGTGAGAAGATTTTCAGAGCAATGACGAGTCCTGTTCGAACTGTTCGCCGCCTCTCCACCAAACCTTCACCGAAGCACCACCAAGCGGAGCCTGTCCGCGTCAAGTTCTCTGAGACGTCGACTCAGGCAGCCAAACCCATTTCAAAGATGGAGCCGCTGATCACTCGAGTGGAGACGAAGCTGAAAACGGACGAGAGGTTCACTGATTATATAAAGAAAGCCAAACTGAAGATCAGGGCAGTGACGAATCCGGGTGACATGATGAGGAACGATGCGTCGAAGACAAGTGAAGCAGAGGCACGTGATCATCGTCGTCAGTGCCATGTCCCTACCGCTAGTGTCTCGAGAGAGGGTAGCAGTGGAAGGTCATCAGATCATTTCTCCGAGTACATAAGGAAGGCGAAGATGAAGCTCAGATCTTCCACCGTCGCTCGTGCGAACCCAACTTACAAGGATTGATGAATTCCCACTAAATTATTATATGAATAATCCAGCTTACGGTTATGATCAGTAAACTCTGATGACAAACTATATGAATTAtcgataactttttttttttttttgaaacacatattTCGATTGATAAAGAAATTAGTTGGGAGCAGTTAAGGCATCACCAACAACCAAAGGTTCAGGAGCTTTCAAAGCATCCTTTGCCAAGCAGTCCGCTAACATGTTTTTCTCTCTAGGAATCCAAGAGAAAACAACAAACTCAAACACAGAAGCATATGAGAGAATATCAGAAACCAAACTATAGAGTTCAGTTGTGGATGATTCAGACTTTACTGCCTTGATAAGCAGAGCAGAGTCAGACTCGAAAGCGACCTTCTTCAGCCCCAATCTTGCGCAGGTACGGACAGCTTCCCGTAGGGCTAATCCTTCCGCCGATAAGGATGAGACAACGCATTTGGTAGTCTTCATGAAAGAGCGATTTCCGGTTGTCGAGAGGATGATCCATCCCAAGCCCGCTTCGTTTGAAACAGAGGCCCATGCTGCATCTGAGCGAATTACCACCGTGTCCCGAGGGTTCAGCGCAGGGAGAATTGGGCGTTTCAGGCCAACAGAACTTTCCTTCTTCACTTCAGTACTCCATTCTCGTGCTAGGACAATAGCCGTTGTCAGGGTGTCCTCCGGCGAAGCAGAGTGTCCCTCGAAGACAAATTTGTTCCGAGCTTTCCAAAGAGACCATAAGATCCAAGGAACCAGTGTGCTCGAAGTGATACCTGCAGGGGGAAGACATTTAAGGGCGCAGAGGCCATCCCAGCTGTTCATTAAATCTATTATTCCACTAACATCCATATCAGTCATGAGAGGAGCTAAACTCCAGACTCGTTGCGCGAAGGGACATTGGAATAGAAGATGAATAATAGATTCCGAGCAGCCGCATCGTTTACAAGCAGGGTCAGCAGGAACGTGTCTGTCTACGAGCCTTTCTCCCACCGGGATAGCTCCCTTGAGAAGCCTCCATGAGAAAAGTTTAATCTTTGGGGCACAAGTCAGATTCCAGACACTTCTTTTCCACTGAAAGCCGAGGTTGTTTTGTGCTATTTCTCCGTTTTCCTCTTGATTAACCGCCGTATAATACCCCGATTTTGTAGAGTAAGTCCCCGACCTTGTTCCTAGCCACACTTGCTTATCAGGAGCCCCCGTCAGACTTGGATTGATGCTTAGTATTTTCTCCTCGTAGGCTGGAAGTAAGAGCTTGATTTTAGGTACATCCCACTCTCCCGTCCCAGCGTTTATGAGGTCCGCGACAGTAAGATCTTGGTGTGCTTCATTTGGCGGTCCCATTGGTCTCTGTTGACAAGTAAGGCTCAGCCAGGGGTCGTTCCATATGCTGATGGAGTCTCCATTGCCCACAATCCATCCTAGGTTCTTAAGTAAGAGGTCTCTGCCCTTGAGGATTCCCCGCCACCCATGCGACATAGTTGAAGTTTCCTCGGCTTGTAGGATGTTGGAGTCTTGACAGTACTTTCCAAAAAGTACTCTTCCTAGGAGACAGTTGGGGTTTTGGAGAAGCCTCCACCCAATCTTTGCTAGCAGTGCAATGTTGAAGTTTTGGAACTCTCGCATCCCTAGTCCGCCAATAGCTTTCGGTTTTGCTATACTGTCCCAAGCCACCCAAGCCATCTTTCTCTCATTTTCATTTTGATCCCACCAGTAGCGTGTAACTGCAGACTGAAGGCGTTTACACAGCGAGACAGGCATTAAGAAGGATGACATGGGATAAGAGGGGATCGCAGATAGAACGCTCTGAAGCATTACAAGTTTCCCTGCAGCAGATAGGAATTTGTTTTTCCAGCCTCTCGACTTCTGCTTTATCCTGTCCACCACAGATGAAAAGAGATCCCTCTTCCGGCGTCCGAAAAACTCGGGGAGTCCTAAGTACTTCCCAACTCCACCTTCTTTCTCCATTTGCAGTTCGCTTCTGATCATTGTCTTTAGCGAGGCAGGGGCCTTACTAGAAAATGTGATAGCCGATTTTTCCTTGCTTATCGACTGGCCCGAAGCTTTCTCATACTTGTCTAGAATAGACTTGAGAGACACACAATTCTCCTTGTTAGCTTGGAGGAAGAACATTGTATCGTCCGCAAAGAAGAGGTGAGTTAGTCTAGAACTTCCTCTAGCCACTCGCAAGCCTTGGAGTGACCCATCTTCTTGGGCTCTGTTACATAATCCCGAGAGGACCTCGCTAcacatgataaatatatagGGAGAAAGAGGGTCGCCTTGACGGAGACCTCTACTCGGTACTACCTTCCCTCTAGGCAAGCCGTTAATGAGGAAGGAGTATGTAACAGATGTGATACACTGCATTATGCATCTAATCAAATCGCTGTGGAAGCCCAACCGCTCTAGCACCAGCGCAACAAATTCCCATTCGAGCCGGTCATATGCCTTGCTCATGTCCGTCTTAACCGCCATAGCACACCTCTGCTCCGCTTTGGACGATTTGAGATAGTGGAGGACTTCATGAGTAACTAGGACATTGTCTCCAATGGCTCTTCCCGGGACAAAAGCAGATTGATTCTCGGATATCAGCTTCTCCATCAGGGGCTGTAGTCTTCTTGTGAGGATTTTGGAGTATATCTTGTAGTACACGTTACACAGCGCGATAGGTCGATAATCCGAGACCTTTTGCGGTTGGGAGATCTTTGGGATGAGCCGTATGTGAGTGTCGTTTATTCGCTCCGGCAGAGACTCCCCCATGAAGAAAGCCTGAATCTCCCTGATAATATCCGGGCTAATCTGCTCCCAATGGGTGTGGAAGAAACCCGCTGAGAAACCATCTGGCCCCGGGGCTTTTTCCGCATGAATGGAGAAAGCTGCATCCCTGATCTCTCTTGCCGTCGGGATAGCAGTGAGGGCCTGGTTGTCCTCTTCAGAGACAATCGGATGGAGAGCTTGTTTCACTGTCTCTTCTCTGTCACCAAGCTGAGAAGCAAACAAGTTCTGGAAATAGTCTCCGATGGCCGAGACAATCTCTTCCTCCTTATATACCATATGACCGTCTTCTCGTTCAATCACCGAGAAATTATTGGCTCTTTTACGCGACTTGGTGATAGTATGGAAGTAGCCTGTATTACGATCCCCCAATTTCAGCCATAGCAAACGACTCCGCTGCCGCCAGTACTCCTCTTCTGCCAAGTAAGCCGCATTGAGAGTCTCAGAAATGTTCTGTATCAGAACGGTGTTGTTGTCCGGACTGGATAGGGCCGCATTCAGTTCCTGCTTCTTCTCTTGTATGACTCGTTGACTATTACGTTGCTGAGTTTTGTTCCAGGCCGAAATGGCACTCCGCGTCGAACTGAGCTTATCACTGACCGACGTATTGGTCGTCGCACGCCAAGAGTCAGCTATAACTCGCTTTGCTTCTTCATTTTTGCACAGCCTGCGGTCATAACGGAACATCCCACGTCTTCTGCGGTTCCCTCTATCAAAGAAGGAGATTAGAGGCATGTTAAattctaagaaaaaaatattaatctcGGGCACCTGTTAAAttctagttttaatttttttgcttgCTGTTACACACATACATACAGATAAA
This window encodes:
- the LOC103843167 gene encoding heavy metal-associated isoprenylated plant protein 42 translates to MANTTQPARSCVLRVGIKCCKGCQTNAKRKLLSVSGVSAVEYNAEQGLLRVSGDPNPAKLLRKLAKWDKNAELVSLPGEVSAPAPRTPQLYQTKRMGKRTPKCFLLRCFGTKEKVEPYGVAGDENGSATPFINTVAPPMVYPPPQPTPGFATPIPYPPPCFGANQPPYTYTSGGMYQSPPPTFQLRKTQFPQMVNYPHH
- the LOC103843155 gene encoding uncharacterized protein LOC103843155; translation: MAKNSESSSKNQETKKESRVCEKIFRAMTSPVRTVRRLSTKPSPKHHQAEPVRVKFSETSTQAAKPISKMEPLITRVETKLKTDERFTDYIKKAKLKIRAVTNPGDMMRNDASKTSEAEARDHRRQCHVPTASVSREGSSGRSSDHFSEYIRKAKMKLRSSTVARANPTYKD